A stretch of the Nitrospirota bacterium genome encodes the following:
- a CDS encoding DegT/DnrJ/EryC1/StrS family aminotransferase, with translation MPGFEIIGDEERQAVNEVFERSAVLLRFGFDEARRQVFKVKEFETAFATRLGVRRAQAVTSGTAAVKVGLKALGVRPGDEVVTQCFTFVATAEAILECGAVPVFTEVNRTLNMDPEDLARKITPKTKAIIPVHMLGAAAPMAELLEIADRHGIPVLEDAAQACGGQYRGRPLGSWGRAGAFSFDFGKALTTGEGGMVVTDREPVYSSARAYSDHGHESNPAVPRGEDTRSAPGFNYRMMELQGAIGLVQLAKLDGAVKRQRENKARIKQALQGITAVRFREFADEEGETGDTLVLFLDDPKAASRAARDLLAEGVRFRILPEALTWHFAGTWEHMLPGLERYRGKAIAREWPLSEALLRCAIAIPIFIKMDDAKLQWTIDRLVKVLRQC, from the coding sequence ATGCCAGGATTTGAAATCATCGGGGATGAGGAGCGACAGGCGGTCAACGAGGTCTTCGAGCGGAGCGCGGTCCTGCTCCGGTTCGGCTTCGACGAGGCGCGCCGCCAGGTCTTCAAGGTCAAGGAGTTCGAAACGGCGTTCGCGACGAGGCTGGGGGTCCGCCGTGCCCAGGCCGTCACGTCCGGCACGGCCGCCGTCAAGGTGGGGTTGAAGGCGCTGGGCGTCCGGCCAGGGGACGAGGTCGTCACCCAGTGTTTCACGTTCGTGGCCACGGCGGAGGCGATCCTCGAGTGCGGGGCGGTGCCGGTCTTTACGGAAGTCAATCGCACCTTGAATATGGACCCCGAGGACCTGGCCCGGAAGATCACGCCGAAGACGAAGGCGATCATCCCGGTGCACATGCTGGGCGCCGCCGCGCCGATGGCGGAGCTCCTCGAGATCGCCGACCGGCATGGCATTCCGGTGCTCGAGGATGCCGCCCAGGCCTGCGGCGGGCAATACCGGGGCCGTCCCCTGGGAAGCTGGGGGCGCGCGGGGGCGTTCAGCTTCGACTTCGGCAAGGCCCTCACGACCGGCGAAGGCGGCATGGTCGTGACCGACCGGGAGCCGGTCTATTCGAGCGCCCGCGCGTACTCGGACCACGGGCACGAGAGCAATCCGGCCGTGCCCCGCGGCGAGGACACGCGCTCCGCGCCGGGATTCAACTACCGCATGATGGAGCTGCAGGGGGCAATCGGCCTGGTCCAGCTCGCGAAGCTCGACGGCGCGGTGAAGCGGCAACGGGAGAACAAGGCCAGGATCAAGCAGGCGCTCCAGGGGATCACCGCCGTCCGGTTCCGGGAGTTCGCGGACGAGGAAGGGGAGACCGGGGACACGCTCGTCTTGTTCCTCGACGATCCCAAAGCGGCGTCCCGGGCGGCTCGGGATCTGCTCGCCGAGGGCGTGCGCTTCCGCATCCTGCCCGAGGCGCTGACTTGGCATTTTGCCGGGACCTGGGAGCACATGCTGCCGGGGCTCGAGCGCTACCGGGGCAAGGCCATCGCGCGCGAATGGCCCCTGTCGGAGGCCTTGCTCCGGTGCGCCATCGCCATCCCGATCTTCATCAAGATGGATGACGCGAAGCTCCAATGGACGATCGATCGGTTGGTGAAAGTGCTGCGGCAATGCTGA
- a CDS encoding SDR family oxidoreductase produces MPSRTEAVSGETVTQPPEPALHVTPAVVDRFAELTGDRSSLHMDPAFAQRSMYRQRVAHGMLPVVCAAMLFPPSGRVSGSITKIAARFLKPVYVGDWLVIDARAVGPSGAEPSTEIEYAIKNRDSGAVVTTVQVVCGATKRAEKDFRTPQAGRESTAGPLPSSPLTEQEWQFDGIEKGQQAGLEFRVTAESLELFRRLLLEGREGGQSPDDLRGIGAPDVLAASLVSTFAGMCLPGKYATLTDFVITFAEPIRLGVSYKLTGTVEHKSQSTGSVTEGLAIREVGGGSRLVATGKAGVRVNEPPVRGPAVSALRDLDLQLKDKVVVVTGGSRGIGATTAKLLALHGARVVVNYLQAGREAEAVVAEIAEAGGSAFAAQADVSDRAQVRRMIAAACERYRTVDVLVNNATADFYPVPFMELTWDRLQRDLDVTLKGAFNCCQEVIPTMMKNGGGKIINLSTVATDDPPPNQSKYVVAKSALMGLTRSLAVELAAHNIQVNMVAASLVETDLVKHLPKIFVKGMQNDTPMKRNATTTDVAKAVVFLASALSSFTTGQRLMVTGGNPPFV; encoded by the coding sequence GACGGAAGCCGTGTCGGGTGAGACGGTCACGCAGCCTCCGGAGCCGGCGCTGCACGTCACGCCGGCGGTCGTGGATCGATTCGCCGAGCTCACGGGTGACCGAAGCTCGTTACACATGGATCCCGCCTTCGCCCAGCGATCCATGTACCGGCAGAGGGTAGCCCACGGCATGTTGCCGGTCGTCTGTGCTGCCATGCTGTTCCCGCCGTCCGGGCGCGTGTCCGGATCGATCACGAAAATTGCGGCCCGGTTTCTCAAGCCGGTCTATGTGGGCGATTGGCTGGTGATCGACGCCAGGGCCGTCGGGCCGTCCGGAGCGGAGCCCTCCACCGAAATCGAATACGCCATCAAGAACCGGGACTCCGGCGCGGTGGTCACGACGGTCCAGGTCGTGTGTGGCGCGACGAAGAGAGCGGAGAAGGATTTCCGGACACCGCAGGCCGGCCGTGAGTCGACGGCCGGGCCGTTGCCGAGCAGCCCTCTCACGGAGCAGGAATGGCAATTCGACGGGATTGAGAAAGGGCAGCAGGCGGGCCTCGAGTTCCGGGTCACGGCGGAGAGCCTGGAGCTCTTTCGCCGGCTCCTGCTGGAGGGGCGGGAAGGCGGACAGAGCCCTGATGATCTGCGCGGGATCGGGGCGCCGGACGTGCTGGCCGCGTCGCTGGTCTCGACCTTCGCCGGCATGTGCCTTCCCGGAAAATATGCCACGCTGACGGATTTCGTGATCACCTTTGCGGAGCCCATACGGCTCGGCGTCTCCTATAAGCTAACGGGGACGGTGGAGCACAAGTCTCAATCCACGGGCAGCGTGACGGAAGGGCTTGCGATCCGTGAAGTCGGGGGAGGGAGCCGCCTCGTCGCCACCGGCAAAGCCGGCGTCCGGGTGAACGAGCCGCCGGTCCGGGGGCCGGCCGTCTCCGCGCTCCGCGACCTGGATCTGCAGCTCAAGGACAAGGTCGTCGTCGTCACGGGCGGCAGCCGCGGGATCGGCGCGACGACCGCCAAGCTCCTGGCCCTGCATGGAGCGCGAGTCGTCGTCAATTACCTGCAGGCCGGCAGGGAAGCGGAGGCCGTCGTCGCCGAGATCGCCGAGGCGGGGGGAAGCGCCTTCGCCGCGCAGGCCGACGTGTCCGACCGGGCACAGGTCCGGCGCATGATTGCGGCCGCCTGCGAGCGGTACCGGACGGTGGATGTCCTGGTCAACAACGCCACGGCGGATTTTTACCCCGTACCGTTCATGGAGCTGACCTGGGACCGCCTGCAGCGCGATCTCGACGTGACCCTGAAGGGGGCCTTCAACTGCTGCCAGGAGGTCATCCCGACGATGATGAAGAACGGCGGCGGCAAAATCATCAATCTCTCAACCGTGGCGACCGACGATCCGCCTCCCAACCAGTCCAAGTACGTGGTGGCCAAGAGCGCGCTCATGGGGCTGACGCGGAGTCTCGCCGTGGAGCTGGCGGCGCACAACATCCAGGTCAACATGGTGGCGGCCAGCCTGGTGGAGACCGACCTGGTCAAGCATCTGCCCAAGATTTTCGTGAAAGGCATGCAGAACGATACCCCCATGAAGCGCAATGCCACGACGACCGATGTCGCCAAGGCCGTGGTGTTTCTCGCCTCGGCCCTGTCCTCGTTCACGACCGGCCAGCGCCTCATGGTGACCGGCGGCAACCCGCCGTTCGTCTAG